The Phoenix dactylifera cultivar Barhee BC4 chromosome 15, palm_55x_up_171113_PBpolish2nd_filt_p, whole genome shotgun sequence genome contains a region encoding:
- the LOC103695446 gene encoding GPI ethanolamine phosphate transferase 2 isoform X4, protein MIEAMPYMQSLLTNGKATAYHAKAAPPTVTMPRLKAMVSGAIGGFLDVALNFNTQAFLDDNLLDQFYRIGWKLVMLGDETWIKLFPKLFTRQDGVSSFYVKDTVGVDLNVSRHLDVELAAEDWDFLILHYLGLDHVGHIGGRQSILMAPKLKEMDEVIKMIHVRNILYQGNATSRTLLVVVSDHGMTDGGNHGGSSYEETDSLLLFIGLGSKGSNYSPYAHKAFQVDIAPTLALLFGVPIPKNNIGVMLPKMLDSLTDEQKLRALELNAWQLLRLLQAHLPGLLCGDLRCGGDGQSLQINGSTGRIKEKFCHLFSKATAAHNMWQLRQGSSFTSNTDDLRIAVESYYDFLRSASEWLSRRATDKPINLLLSGIAIMLISCFLLLILLFFLLREVYFTQTESCSQLKESRRSCHIDEIFVFIGIIIHVLSFTSSSMVEEEQYTWHFLTSTLHLLFLFSAIQLLFKRQASKRREEELTPHQSCISVASSIPMINNENYKISSVLVVLFCARVLRGWHQGGVNWVHLPDVSKLLVQAGSFIIKVLHIISLLIVMMPSLFALSIVRLKRGFVFLVSLSHFVSGFLVLLHIIENQSDNMVPINQSAASIAQIFYINIGSTVMLTVLASPWVVPIPCQETHMMTQTSLNCHSTNMRSDSLLLGFQDCTYMIGTTYVASWCLLQLLLQQPINAIPVLLIFLQLLACMIYFSIDGSHHKQCVEVASIYFLGMAGHFGLGNSNSLATIDVAGAFIGISSYSTVLSGILMFMITYASPMLSFLSMVMYISMKNTRYFSLPNKSKWSCMLEMKLAFPCLLPLVLNSVVLTAFTIILLLMRNHLFVWSVFSPKYLYICAATVCVYIGVFIIATTGFYTSIVLSFRTKRLKPEVHNFLFKFQ, encoded by the exons ATGATAGAGGCAATGCCATATATGCAATCTTTATTGACCAATGGAAAGGCAACAGCTTATCATGCAAAAGCTGCACCTCCTACAGTTACCATGCCTAGGTTAAAG GCAATGGTTTCTGGTGCAATTGGAGGTTTCTTGGACGTGGCACTCAATTTTAACACTCAAGCTTTTTTAGATGACAATCTTCTTG ATCAGTTCTATCGCATTGGTTGGAAATTGGTGATGCTTGGTGATGAGACTTGGATCAAACTGTTCCCTAAATTATTTACTAGACAAGATGGAGTGAGCAGTTTTTAT GTGAAAGATACAGTTGGAGTTGATCTTAATGTTTCTCGTCATCTAGATGTCGAACTTGCTGCCGAAGATTGGGACTTTCTG ATTCTTCATTATCTAGGCTTGGATCATGTTGGTCATATCGGTGGACGTCAAAG TATATTGATGGCCCCAAAGCTGAAGGAGATGGATGAGGTTATTAAGATGATTCACGTGCGCAATATTCTGTATCAAGGCAATGCTACTAGTCGCACTCTTTTG GTGGTAGTTAGCGACCATGGAATGACTGATGGAGGGAATCATGGAGGATCCTCGTATGAAGAAACTGACTCGTTGCTTCTTTTTATTGGCCTAGGGTCTAAAGGCTCAAATTATTCTCCCTATGCCCATAAAGCTTTCCAA GTAGATATTGCACCAACTTTAGCTCTTCTATTTGGAGTTCCAATTCCAAAGAACAACATAGGAGTTATGCTGCCGAAGATGCTTGATTCTTTGACAG ATGAGCAAAAGTTACGAGCATTAGAGTTGAATGCGTGGCAGTTATTAAGATTATTGCAAGCACATTTACCCGGTTTACTATGTGGAGATTTGCGTTGTGGTGGTGATGGACAAAGTTTGCAAATTAATGGATCTACAGGCAGGATTAAGGAAAAGTTCTGtcatttattttcaaaagcaaCAGCTGCTCATAATATGTGGCAACTTCGTCAGGGTTCCAGCTTCAC ATCTAATACTGATGACCTAAGGATCGCTGTTGAATCTTATTATGATTTTCTAAGAAGTGCCAGTGAATGGTTGTCTCGTAGAGCCACTGAT AAACCCATCAACTTGCTTCTGTCAGGAATTGCCATTATGCTCATATCATGTTTTCTTCTGCTgattcttctatttttcttgtTAAGAGAAGTTTATTTTACCCAAACAGAATCCTGTTCTCAACTGAAAGAGTCTAGACGAAGCTGCCatattgatgaaatttttgtttttattgggATCATAATCCATGTTCTCAGTTTCACTTCAAGCTCCATGGTGGAAGAAGAGCAATATACATGGCATTTTTTGACATCCACACTGCATTTGTTGTTTCTCTTTTCGGCAATCCAATTGCTTTTCAAAAGACAAGCATcaaagagaagagaggaagagcttACTCCCCATCAATCATGCATTAGTGTTGCAAGCAGTATTCCCAtgattaacaatgaaaattataaGATATCCTCTGTTCTTGTTGTTCTCTTTTGTGCGAGGGTTCTAAGAGGCTGGCATCAAGGTGGAGTGAACTGGGTTCATCTTCCTGATGTGTCAAAGTTGCTTGTCCAAGCTGGTTCTTTTATTATAAAGGTTCTTCATATAATCTCACTACTTATTGTCATGATGCCGAGTTTATTTGCCCTTAGCATAGTAAGATTGAAGAGAGGCTTCGTTTTTTTAGTTAGTTTGAGCCATTTTGTGTCTGGATTCCTGGTCTTGCTGCATATCATAGAAAATCAAAGCGATAATATGGTGCCAATCAATCAAAGTGCTGCCTCAATAGCTCAGATCTTTTATATCAACATTGGGAGTACGGTGATGTTGACTGTATTAGCATCACCATGGGTTGTACCTATTCCTTGTCAGGAAACCCACATGATGACACAAACTAGCTTGAACTGCCATTCCACCAATATGAGAAGTGATTCTCTCCTGCTGGGTTTTCAAGATTGTACATACATGATTGGCACAACATATGTTGCCTCTTGGTGCCTTCTGCAACTTCTTCTGCAGCAGCCAATAAATGCTATACCTGTTTTACTGATTTTCTTGCAATTATTAGCCTGCATGATCTATTTTTCAATTGACGGATCACATCATAAGCAGTGCGTTGAG GTTGCTTCCATCTATTTCTTAGGAATGGCAGGTCATTTTGGTCTTGGGAACAGCAACAGCTTGGCTACAATTGATGTTGCTGGAGCATTTATA GGTATCTCAAGTTACTCAACAGTGCTTTCTGGAATTTTAATGTTCATGATTACCTATGCATCACCAATGTTATCATTTCTCAGCATGGTGATGTATATATCTATGAAAAATACGAGATATTTCTCACTTCCAAATAAATCGAAGTGGAGCTGTATGCTTGAAATGAAGCTTGCATTTCCATGTTTGCTTCCCCTGGTCCTTAACTCAGTTGTGTTGACTGCGTTCACCATTATATTGCTGCTCATGAGGAACCATTTGTTTGTTTGGAGTGTTTTTTCACCAAA GTACCTGTACATTTGTGCTGCTACTGTGTGTGTCTACATTGGAGTATTCATAATAGCTACAACAGGATTTTACACTTCCATTGTGTtatcttttagaacaaaaagGCTCAAGCCAGAGGTTCACAATTTTTTATTCAAATTTCAATGA
- the LOC103695446 gene encoding GPI ethanolamine phosphate transferase 2 isoform X2 — MPSPLSCARLTAWTVAAVALQILGLSLFVFGFFPVKPTLRGFSGLESYRMPTCNSTSDGKETELPPDQLRSLYKEISKIPPSYDRLILMVIDGLPAEFVLGRDEKPPNKAMIEAMPYMQSLLTNGKATAYHAKAAPPTVTMPRLKAMVSGAIGGFLDVALNFNTQAFLDDNLLDQFYRIGWKLVMLGDETWIKLFPKLFTRQDGVSSFYVKDTVGVDLNVSRHLDVELAAEDWDFLILHYLGLDHVGHIGGRQSILMAPKLKEMDEVIKMIHVRNILYQGNATSRTLLVVVSDHGMTDGGNHGGSSYEETDSLLLFIGLGSKGSNYSPYAHKAFQVDIAPTLALLFGVPIPKNNIGVMLPKMLDSLTDEQKLRALELNAWQLLRLLQAHLPGLLCGDLRCGGDGQSLQINGSTGRIKEKFCHLFSKATAAHNMWQLRQGSSFTSNTDDLRIAVESYYDFLRSASEWLSRRATDKPINLLLSGIAIMLISCFLLLILLFFLLREVYFTQTESCSQLKESRRSCHIDEIFVFIGIIIHVLSFTSSSMVEEEQYTWHFLTSTLHLLFLFSAIQLLFKRQASKRREEELTPHQSCISVASSIPMINNENYKISSVLVVLFCARVLRGWHQGGVNWVHLPDVSKLLVQAGSFIIKVLHIISLLIVMMPSLFALSIVRLKRGFVFLVSLSHFVSGFLVLLHIIENQSDNMVPINQSAASIAQIFYINIGSTVMLTVLASPWVVPIPCQETHMMTQTSLNCHSTNMRSDSLLLGFQDCTYMIGTTYVASWCLLQLLLQQPINAIPVLLIFLQLLACMIYFSIDGSHHKQCVEVASIYFLGMAGHFGLGNSNSLATIDVAGAFIGISSYSTVLSGILMFMITYASPMLSFLSMVMYISMKNTRYFSLPNKSKWSCMLEMKLAFPCLLPLVLNSVVLTAFTIILLLMRNHLFVWSVFSPNKMVTGTCTFVLLLCVSTLEYS; from the exons GAAATATCTAAAATACCTCCATCATATGATCGATTGATATTGATG GTCATTGATGGACTACCTGCTGAATTTGTATTGGGAAGAGATGAGAAGCCACCAAATAAGGCTATGATAGAGGCAATGCCATATATGCAATCTTTATTGACCAATGGAAAGGCAACAGCTTATCATGCAAAAGCTGCACCTCCTACAGTTACCATGCCTAGGTTAAAG GCAATGGTTTCTGGTGCAATTGGAGGTTTCTTGGACGTGGCACTCAATTTTAACACTCAAGCTTTTTTAGATGACAATCTTCTTG ATCAGTTCTATCGCATTGGTTGGAAATTGGTGATGCTTGGTGATGAGACTTGGATCAAACTGTTCCCTAAATTATTTACTAGACAAGATGGAGTGAGCAGTTTTTAT GTGAAAGATACAGTTGGAGTTGATCTTAATGTTTCTCGTCATCTAGATGTCGAACTTGCTGCCGAAGATTGGGACTTTCTG ATTCTTCATTATCTAGGCTTGGATCATGTTGGTCATATCGGTGGACGTCAAAG TATATTGATGGCCCCAAAGCTGAAGGAGATGGATGAGGTTATTAAGATGATTCACGTGCGCAATATTCTGTATCAAGGCAATGCTACTAGTCGCACTCTTTTG GTGGTAGTTAGCGACCATGGAATGACTGATGGAGGGAATCATGGAGGATCCTCGTATGAAGAAACTGACTCGTTGCTTCTTTTTATTGGCCTAGGGTCTAAAGGCTCAAATTATTCTCCCTATGCCCATAAAGCTTTCCAA GTAGATATTGCACCAACTTTAGCTCTTCTATTTGGAGTTCCAATTCCAAAGAACAACATAGGAGTTATGCTGCCGAAGATGCTTGATTCTTTGACAG ATGAGCAAAAGTTACGAGCATTAGAGTTGAATGCGTGGCAGTTATTAAGATTATTGCAAGCACATTTACCCGGTTTACTATGTGGAGATTTGCGTTGTGGTGGTGATGGACAAAGTTTGCAAATTAATGGATCTACAGGCAGGATTAAGGAAAAGTTCTGtcatttattttcaaaagcaaCAGCTGCTCATAATATGTGGCAACTTCGTCAGGGTTCCAGCTTCAC ATCTAATACTGATGACCTAAGGATCGCTGTTGAATCTTATTATGATTTTCTAAGAAGTGCCAGTGAATGGTTGTCTCGTAGAGCCACTGAT AAACCCATCAACTTGCTTCTGTCAGGAATTGCCATTATGCTCATATCATGTTTTCTTCTGCTgattcttctatttttcttgtTAAGAGAAGTTTATTTTACCCAAACAGAATCCTGTTCTCAACTGAAAGAGTCTAGACGAAGCTGCCatattgatgaaatttttgtttttattgggATCATAATCCATGTTCTCAGTTTCACTTCAAGCTCCATGGTGGAAGAAGAGCAATATACATGGCATTTTTTGACATCCACACTGCATTTGTTGTTTCTCTTTTCGGCAATCCAATTGCTTTTCAAAAGACAAGCATcaaagagaagagaggaagagcttACTCCCCATCAATCATGCATTAGTGTTGCAAGCAGTATTCCCAtgattaacaatgaaaattataaGATATCCTCTGTTCTTGTTGTTCTCTTTTGTGCGAGGGTTCTAAGAGGCTGGCATCAAGGTGGAGTGAACTGGGTTCATCTTCCTGATGTGTCAAAGTTGCTTGTCCAAGCTGGTTCTTTTATTATAAAGGTTCTTCATATAATCTCACTACTTATTGTCATGATGCCGAGTTTATTTGCCCTTAGCATAGTAAGATTGAAGAGAGGCTTCGTTTTTTTAGTTAGTTTGAGCCATTTTGTGTCTGGATTCCTGGTCTTGCTGCATATCATAGAAAATCAAAGCGATAATATGGTGCCAATCAATCAAAGTGCTGCCTCAATAGCTCAGATCTTTTATATCAACATTGGGAGTACGGTGATGTTGACTGTATTAGCATCACCATGGGTTGTACCTATTCCTTGTCAGGAAACCCACATGATGACACAAACTAGCTTGAACTGCCATTCCACCAATATGAGAAGTGATTCTCTCCTGCTGGGTTTTCAAGATTGTACATACATGATTGGCACAACATATGTTGCCTCTTGGTGCCTTCTGCAACTTCTTCTGCAGCAGCCAATAAATGCTATACCTGTTTTACTGATTTTCTTGCAATTATTAGCCTGCATGATCTATTTTTCAATTGACGGATCACATCATAAGCAGTGCGTTGAG GTTGCTTCCATCTATTTCTTAGGAATGGCAGGTCATTTTGGTCTTGGGAACAGCAACAGCTTGGCTACAATTGATGTTGCTGGAGCATTTATA GGTATCTCAAGTTACTCAACAGTGCTTTCTGGAATTTTAATGTTCATGATTACCTATGCATCACCAATGTTATCATTTCTCAGCATGGTGATGTATATATCTATGAAAAATACGAGATATTTCTCACTTCCAAATAAATCGAAGTGGAGCTGTATGCTTGAAATGAAGCTTGCATTTCCATGTTTGCTTCCCCTGGTCCTTAACTCAGTTGTGTTGACTGCGTTCACCATTATATTGCTGCTCATGAGGAACCATTTGTTTGTTTGGAGTGTTTTTTCACCAAA TAAAATGGTGACAGGTACCTGTACATTTGTGCTGCTACTGTGTGTGTCTACATTGGAGTATTCATAA
- the LOC103695446 gene encoding GPI ethanolamine phosphate transferase 2 isoform X1 yields the protein MPSPLSCARLTAWTVAAVALQILGLSLFVFGFFPVKPTLRGFSGLESYRMPTCNSTSDGKETELPPDQLRSLYKEISKIPPSYDRLILMVIDGLPAEFVLGRDEKPPNKAMIEAMPYMQSLLTNGKATAYHAKAAPPTVTMPRLKAMVSGAIGGFLDVALNFNTQAFLDDNLLDQFYRIGWKLVMLGDETWIKLFPKLFTRQDGVSSFYVKDTVGVDLNVSRHLDVELAAEDWDFLILHYLGLDHVGHIGGRQSILMAPKLKEMDEVIKMIHVRNILYQGNATSRTLLVVVSDHGMTDGGNHGGSSYEETDSLLLFIGLGSKGSNYSPYAHKAFQVDIAPTLALLFGVPIPKNNIGVMLPKMLDSLTDEQKLRALELNAWQLLRLLQAHLPGLLCGDLRCGGDGQSLQINGSTGRIKEKFCHLFSKATAAHNMWQLRQGSSFTSNTDDLRIAVESYYDFLRSASEWLSRRATDKPINLLLSGIAIMLISCFLLLILLFFLLREVYFTQTESCSQLKESRRSCHIDEIFVFIGIIIHVLSFTSSSMVEEEQYTWHFLTSTLHLLFLFSAIQLLFKRQASKRREEELTPHQSCISVASSIPMINNENYKISSVLVVLFCARVLRGWHQGGVNWVHLPDVSKLLVQAGSFIIKVLHIISLLIVMMPSLFALSIVRLKRGFVFLVSLSHFVSGFLVLLHIIENQSDNMVPINQSAASIAQIFYINIGSTVMLTVLASPWVVPIPCQETHMMTQTSLNCHSTNMRSDSLLLGFQDCTYMIGTTYVASWCLLQLLLQQPINAIPVLLIFLQLLACMIYFSIDGSHHKQCVEVASIYFLGMAGHFGLGNSNSLATIDVAGAFIGISSYSTVLSGILMFMITYASPMLSFLSMVMYISMKNTRYFSLPNKSKWSCMLEMKLAFPCLLPLVLNSVVLTAFTIILLLMRNHLFVWSVFSPKYLYICAATVCVYIGVFIIATTGFYTSIVLSFRTKRLKPEVHNFLFKFQ from the exons GAAATATCTAAAATACCTCCATCATATGATCGATTGATATTGATG GTCATTGATGGACTACCTGCTGAATTTGTATTGGGAAGAGATGAGAAGCCACCAAATAAGGCTATGATAGAGGCAATGCCATATATGCAATCTTTATTGACCAATGGAAAGGCAACAGCTTATCATGCAAAAGCTGCACCTCCTACAGTTACCATGCCTAGGTTAAAG GCAATGGTTTCTGGTGCAATTGGAGGTTTCTTGGACGTGGCACTCAATTTTAACACTCAAGCTTTTTTAGATGACAATCTTCTTG ATCAGTTCTATCGCATTGGTTGGAAATTGGTGATGCTTGGTGATGAGACTTGGATCAAACTGTTCCCTAAATTATTTACTAGACAAGATGGAGTGAGCAGTTTTTAT GTGAAAGATACAGTTGGAGTTGATCTTAATGTTTCTCGTCATCTAGATGTCGAACTTGCTGCCGAAGATTGGGACTTTCTG ATTCTTCATTATCTAGGCTTGGATCATGTTGGTCATATCGGTGGACGTCAAAG TATATTGATGGCCCCAAAGCTGAAGGAGATGGATGAGGTTATTAAGATGATTCACGTGCGCAATATTCTGTATCAAGGCAATGCTACTAGTCGCACTCTTTTG GTGGTAGTTAGCGACCATGGAATGACTGATGGAGGGAATCATGGAGGATCCTCGTATGAAGAAACTGACTCGTTGCTTCTTTTTATTGGCCTAGGGTCTAAAGGCTCAAATTATTCTCCCTATGCCCATAAAGCTTTCCAA GTAGATATTGCACCAACTTTAGCTCTTCTATTTGGAGTTCCAATTCCAAAGAACAACATAGGAGTTATGCTGCCGAAGATGCTTGATTCTTTGACAG ATGAGCAAAAGTTACGAGCATTAGAGTTGAATGCGTGGCAGTTATTAAGATTATTGCAAGCACATTTACCCGGTTTACTATGTGGAGATTTGCGTTGTGGTGGTGATGGACAAAGTTTGCAAATTAATGGATCTACAGGCAGGATTAAGGAAAAGTTCTGtcatttattttcaaaagcaaCAGCTGCTCATAATATGTGGCAACTTCGTCAGGGTTCCAGCTTCAC ATCTAATACTGATGACCTAAGGATCGCTGTTGAATCTTATTATGATTTTCTAAGAAGTGCCAGTGAATGGTTGTCTCGTAGAGCCACTGAT AAACCCATCAACTTGCTTCTGTCAGGAATTGCCATTATGCTCATATCATGTTTTCTTCTGCTgattcttctatttttcttgtTAAGAGAAGTTTATTTTACCCAAACAGAATCCTGTTCTCAACTGAAAGAGTCTAGACGAAGCTGCCatattgatgaaatttttgtttttattgggATCATAATCCATGTTCTCAGTTTCACTTCAAGCTCCATGGTGGAAGAAGAGCAATATACATGGCATTTTTTGACATCCACACTGCATTTGTTGTTTCTCTTTTCGGCAATCCAATTGCTTTTCAAAAGACAAGCATcaaagagaagagaggaagagcttACTCCCCATCAATCATGCATTAGTGTTGCAAGCAGTATTCCCAtgattaacaatgaaaattataaGATATCCTCTGTTCTTGTTGTTCTCTTTTGTGCGAGGGTTCTAAGAGGCTGGCATCAAGGTGGAGTGAACTGGGTTCATCTTCCTGATGTGTCAAAGTTGCTTGTCCAAGCTGGTTCTTTTATTATAAAGGTTCTTCATATAATCTCACTACTTATTGTCATGATGCCGAGTTTATTTGCCCTTAGCATAGTAAGATTGAAGAGAGGCTTCGTTTTTTTAGTTAGTTTGAGCCATTTTGTGTCTGGATTCCTGGTCTTGCTGCATATCATAGAAAATCAAAGCGATAATATGGTGCCAATCAATCAAAGTGCTGCCTCAATAGCTCAGATCTTTTATATCAACATTGGGAGTACGGTGATGTTGACTGTATTAGCATCACCATGGGTTGTACCTATTCCTTGTCAGGAAACCCACATGATGACACAAACTAGCTTGAACTGCCATTCCACCAATATGAGAAGTGATTCTCTCCTGCTGGGTTTTCAAGATTGTACATACATGATTGGCACAACATATGTTGCCTCTTGGTGCCTTCTGCAACTTCTTCTGCAGCAGCCAATAAATGCTATACCTGTTTTACTGATTTTCTTGCAATTATTAGCCTGCATGATCTATTTTTCAATTGACGGATCACATCATAAGCAGTGCGTTGAG GTTGCTTCCATCTATTTCTTAGGAATGGCAGGTCATTTTGGTCTTGGGAACAGCAACAGCTTGGCTACAATTGATGTTGCTGGAGCATTTATA GGTATCTCAAGTTACTCAACAGTGCTTTCTGGAATTTTAATGTTCATGATTACCTATGCATCACCAATGTTATCATTTCTCAGCATGGTGATGTATATATCTATGAAAAATACGAGATATTTCTCACTTCCAAATAAATCGAAGTGGAGCTGTATGCTTGAAATGAAGCTTGCATTTCCATGTTTGCTTCCCCTGGTCCTTAACTCAGTTGTGTTGACTGCGTTCACCATTATATTGCTGCTCATGAGGAACCATTTGTTTGTTTGGAGTGTTTTTTCACCAAA GTACCTGTACATTTGTGCTGCTACTGTGTGTGTCTACATTGGAGTATTCATAATAGCTACAACAGGATTTTACACTTCCATTGTGTtatcttttagaacaaaaagGCTCAAGCCAGAGGTTCACAATTTTTTATTCAAATTTCAATGA
- the LOC103695446 gene encoding GPI ethanolamine phosphate transferase 2 isoform X3 codes for MPSPLSCARLTAWTVAAVALQILGLSLFVFGFFPVKPTLRGFSGLESYRMPTCNSTSDGKETELPPDQLRSLYKEISKIPPSYDRLILMVIDGLPAEFVLGRDEKPPNKAMIEAMPYMQSLLTNGKATAYHAKAAPPTVTMPRLKAMVSGAIGGFLDVALNFNTQAFLDDNLLDQFYRIGWKLVMLGDETWIKLFPKLFTRQDGVSSFYVKDTVGVDLNVSRHLDVELAAEDWDFLVVVSDHGMTDGGNHGGSSYEETDSLLLFIGLGSKGSNYSPYAHKAFQVDIAPTLALLFGVPIPKNNIGVMLPKMLDSLTDEQKLRALELNAWQLLRLLQAHLPGLLCGDLRCGGDGQSLQINGSTGRIKEKFCHLFSKATAAHNMWQLRQGSSFTSNTDDLRIAVESYYDFLRSASEWLSRRATDKPINLLLSGIAIMLISCFLLLILLFFLLREVYFTQTESCSQLKESRRSCHIDEIFVFIGIIIHVLSFTSSSMVEEEQYTWHFLTSTLHLLFLFSAIQLLFKRQASKRREEELTPHQSCISVASSIPMINNENYKISSVLVVLFCARVLRGWHQGGVNWVHLPDVSKLLVQAGSFIIKVLHIISLLIVMMPSLFALSIVRLKRGFVFLVSLSHFVSGFLVLLHIIENQSDNMVPINQSAASIAQIFYINIGSTVMLTVLASPWVVPIPCQETHMMTQTSLNCHSTNMRSDSLLLGFQDCTYMIGTTYVASWCLLQLLLQQPINAIPVLLIFLQLLACMIYFSIDGSHHKQCVEVASIYFLGMAGHFGLGNSNSLATIDVAGAFIGISSYSTVLSGILMFMITYASPMLSFLSMVMYISMKNTRYFSLPNKSKWSCMLEMKLAFPCLLPLVLNSVVLTAFTIILLLMRNHLFVWSVFSPKYLYICAATVCVYIGVFIIATTGFYTSIVLSFRTKRLKPEVHNFLFKFQ; via the exons GAAATATCTAAAATACCTCCATCATATGATCGATTGATATTGATG GTCATTGATGGACTACCTGCTGAATTTGTATTGGGAAGAGATGAGAAGCCACCAAATAAGGCTATGATAGAGGCAATGCCATATATGCAATCTTTATTGACCAATGGAAAGGCAACAGCTTATCATGCAAAAGCTGCACCTCCTACAGTTACCATGCCTAGGTTAAAG GCAATGGTTTCTGGTGCAATTGGAGGTTTCTTGGACGTGGCACTCAATTTTAACACTCAAGCTTTTTTAGATGACAATCTTCTTG ATCAGTTCTATCGCATTGGTTGGAAATTGGTGATGCTTGGTGATGAGACTTGGATCAAACTGTTCCCTAAATTATTTACTAGACAAGATGGAGTGAGCAGTTTTTAT GTGAAAGATACAGTTGGAGTTGATCTTAATGTTTCTCGTCATCTAGATGTCGAACTTGCTGCCGAAGATTGGGACTTTCTG GTGGTAGTTAGCGACCATGGAATGACTGATGGAGGGAATCATGGAGGATCCTCGTATGAAGAAACTGACTCGTTGCTTCTTTTTATTGGCCTAGGGTCTAAAGGCTCAAATTATTCTCCCTATGCCCATAAAGCTTTCCAA GTAGATATTGCACCAACTTTAGCTCTTCTATTTGGAGTTCCAATTCCAAAGAACAACATAGGAGTTATGCTGCCGAAGATGCTTGATTCTTTGACAG ATGAGCAAAAGTTACGAGCATTAGAGTTGAATGCGTGGCAGTTATTAAGATTATTGCAAGCACATTTACCCGGTTTACTATGTGGAGATTTGCGTTGTGGTGGTGATGGACAAAGTTTGCAAATTAATGGATCTACAGGCAGGATTAAGGAAAAGTTCTGtcatttattttcaaaagcaaCAGCTGCTCATAATATGTGGCAACTTCGTCAGGGTTCCAGCTTCAC ATCTAATACTGATGACCTAAGGATCGCTGTTGAATCTTATTATGATTTTCTAAGAAGTGCCAGTGAATGGTTGTCTCGTAGAGCCACTGAT AAACCCATCAACTTGCTTCTGTCAGGAATTGCCATTATGCTCATATCATGTTTTCTTCTGCTgattcttctatttttcttgtTAAGAGAAGTTTATTTTACCCAAACAGAATCCTGTTCTCAACTGAAAGAGTCTAGACGAAGCTGCCatattgatgaaatttttgtttttattgggATCATAATCCATGTTCTCAGTTTCACTTCAAGCTCCATGGTGGAAGAAGAGCAATATACATGGCATTTTTTGACATCCACACTGCATTTGTTGTTTCTCTTTTCGGCAATCCAATTGCTTTTCAAAAGACAAGCATcaaagagaagagaggaagagcttACTCCCCATCAATCATGCATTAGTGTTGCAAGCAGTATTCCCAtgattaacaatgaaaattataaGATATCCTCTGTTCTTGTTGTTCTCTTTTGTGCGAGGGTTCTAAGAGGCTGGCATCAAGGTGGAGTGAACTGGGTTCATCTTCCTGATGTGTCAAAGTTGCTTGTCCAAGCTGGTTCTTTTATTATAAAGGTTCTTCATATAATCTCACTACTTATTGTCATGATGCCGAGTTTATTTGCCCTTAGCATAGTAAGATTGAAGAGAGGCTTCGTTTTTTTAGTTAGTTTGAGCCATTTTGTGTCTGGATTCCTGGTCTTGCTGCATATCATAGAAAATCAAAGCGATAATATGGTGCCAATCAATCAAAGTGCTGCCTCAATAGCTCAGATCTTTTATATCAACATTGGGAGTACGGTGATGTTGACTGTATTAGCATCACCATGGGTTGTACCTATTCCTTGTCAGGAAACCCACATGATGACACAAACTAGCTTGAACTGCCATTCCACCAATATGAGAAGTGATTCTCTCCTGCTGGGTTTTCAAGATTGTACATACATGATTGGCACAACATATGTTGCCTCTTGGTGCCTTCTGCAACTTCTTCTGCAGCAGCCAATAAATGCTATACCTGTTTTACTGATTTTCTTGCAATTATTAGCCTGCATGATCTATTTTTCAATTGACGGATCACATCATAAGCAGTGCGTTGAG GTTGCTTCCATCTATTTCTTAGGAATGGCAGGTCATTTTGGTCTTGGGAACAGCAACAGCTTGGCTACAATTGATGTTGCTGGAGCATTTATA GGTATCTCAAGTTACTCAACAGTGCTTTCTGGAATTTTAATGTTCATGATTACCTATGCATCACCAATGTTATCATTTCTCAGCATGGTGATGTATATATCTATGAAAAATACGAGATATTTCTCACTTCCAAATAAATCGAAGTGGAGCTGTATGCTTGAAATGAAGCTTGCATTTCCATGTTTGCTTCCCCTGGTCCTTAACTCAGTTGTGTTGACTGCGTTCACCATTATATTGCTGCTCATGAGGAACCATTTGTTTGTTTGGAGTGTTTTTTCACCAAA GTACCTGTACATTTGTGCTGCTACTGTGTGTGTCTACATTGGAGTATTCATAATAGCTACAACAGGATTTTACACTTCCATTGTGTtatcttttagaacaaaaagGCTCAAGCCAGAGGTTCACAATTTTTTATTCAAATTTCAATGA